A DNA window from Gammaproteobacteria bacterium contains the following coding sequences:
- a CDS encoding thiamine phosphate synthase — MIPPLHVVTDDRILARSSFSASALEVLEAGGARVALHVRGPRTSGRALYRAAAGLIRPARRSGGWLVVNDRVDVALVLGIRRVHLGGRSMPAAVARRLLGADAHVGRSVHSAAEAGGDDGRIDYLLAGAVFATPSHAGIAPGGIEVVRAVKAASPAPVVGIGGITAGRAPQVLAAGARGVAVIRAVWDAPSPGDGVRRFLDSWPEE; from the coding sequence ATGATACCCCCGCTGCACGTCGTCACCGACGACCGCATCCTGGCGAGATCGAGCTTTTCCGCGTCGGCCCTCGAGGTGCTGGAGGCGGGCGGCGCACGGGTCGCCCTCCACGTGCGCGGGCCGCGCACCTCGGGGCGCGCGCTCTATCGGGCCGCCGCCGGCCTCATCCGCCCGGCGCGCCGCAGCGGCGGCTGGCTGGTGGTCAACGATCGCGTGGACGTGGCCCTGGTGCTGGGCATCAGGCGCGTTCACCTGGGCGGCCGGTCGATGCCCGCGGCGGTTGCCCGCCGCCTTCTCGGAGCGGATGCCCATGTGGGCCGTTCGGTGCATTCGGCCGCCGAGGCCGGTGGGGATGACGGCCGGATCGATTATCTTCTTGCGGGAGCGGTGTTCGCGACGCCTTCCCATGCGGGGATCGCACCGGGCGGAATCGAAGTGGTGCGGGCCGTCAAGGCCGCAAGCCCGGCCCCCGTGGTGGGCATCGGAGGCATCACCGCCGGCCGGGCGCCACAGGTGCTCGCCGCCGGCGCCCGCGGAGTGGCGGTCATCCGCGCGGTGTGGGACGCACCATCGCCCGGGGATGGCGTGAGGCGTTTTCTGGACTCGTGGCCCGAGGAGTGA
- a CDS encoding 16S rRNA (cytosine(967)-C(5))-methyltransferase RsmB, with product MGADGSRDARRVAFRVLAACTRGQRLDRALDTRAGALSPRDRHWVHALAYGVARLRGRLDYTIALHARRGPERLDAAVLDLLRMGAYQLHYMEGVPTYAAVSSTVELARAAGAGRAAGLINAVLRASAREGSPADAFPNRETDLEDHLTHWHSHPRWLVRRWLARWGATATEALLRHDNGVPGLFFRPVGIEPEPALKRLRAAGLTATAAGLGSGCLRLAAGTDPARVLGAVPGVIQDPGAALVARYADPPPGALVADLCAAPGGKALVLSERAGYVLAADLSPPRLKLVTGSALRLGARVGAVVADAGAAPVRRADLVLVDAPCTGTGTLARRPDVRWRLTETDPARLAGVQSRLLAGASRAVPAGGLLVYSTCTLEPEENVDVVEGFLSRHPEFRREAPEDMDPEVMDDRGHLCVLPQSTGFDGAFAARMRRIR from the coding sequence ATGGGCGCGGACGGATCGCGCGACGCCAGAAGAGTCGCGTTCCGGGTGCTCGCCGCCTGCACCCGGGGCCAGCGTCTGGATCGCGCTCTGGACACGCGCGCCGGCGCCCTGTCGCCCCGCGACCGGCACTGGGTGCACGCCCTCGCTTACGGGGTGGCGCGGCTGCGCGGCCGCCTGGACTACACGATCGCGCTGCACGCGCGCCGGGGACCTGAGCGGCTCGATGCGGCGGTCCTCGACCTGCTGCGCATGGGCGCGTACCAACTGCACTACATGGAGGGCGTGCCCACGTACGCGGCGGTGTCGTCCACAGTGGAGCTCGCGCGCGCGGCCGGTGCCGGAAGGGCTGCAGGACTGATCAACGCCGTTCTGCGCGCCTCGGCACGCGAGGGATCGCCCGCGGACGCCTTCCCCAACCGCGAGACCGACCTCGAGGACCATCTCACGCACTGGCACTCCCATCCCCGGTGGCTGGTGCGACGCTGGCTCGCGCGCTGGGGGGCGACCGCCACCGAGGCGCTCCTGAGGCATGACAACGGTGTGCCAGGGCTCTTCTTCCGCCCCGTGGGCATCGAACCCGAACCCGCCCTCAAGCGGTTGCGGGCCGCCGGCCTGACCGCAACCGCAGCCGGGCTCGGCTCCGGTTGCCTGCGTCTCGCGGCCGGGACCGACCCGGCGCGCGTGCTCGGGGCCGTCCCCGGCGTCATCCAGGACCCCGGCGCCGCGCTGGTGGCGCGCTACGCCGACCCACCTCCGGGCGCCCTCGTGGCCGATCTGTGCGCCGCACCCGGGGGCAAGGCGCTGGTGCTATCGGAACGCGCAGGGTACGTGCTGGCAGCCGACCTTTCCCCGCCCCGCCTGAAGCTCGTGACCGGGTCCGCCCTGCGCCTCGGAGCCCGCGTGGGCGCCGTGGTCGCGGACGCCGGTGCCGCACCCGTGCGCCGGGCCGACCTCGTCCTGGTGGATGCGCCGTGCACCGGCACGGGTACCCTGGCCCGCCGTCCCGACGTCAGATGGCGCCTGACGGAGACGGATCCCGCGAGGCTGGCCGGCGTCCAGTCCCGGCTCCTCGCGGGTGCATCCCGGGCCGTTCCCGCCGGGGGACTTCTGGTGTACTCCACGTGTACATTGGAGCCAGAGGAAAACGTCGACGTCGTGGAGGGATTCCTGAGCCGGCACCCCGAATTCCGCCGGGAAGCTCCCGAAGACATGGATCCGGAGGTCATGGACGATCGCGGTCACCTGTGCGTCCTGCCGCAGAGCACCGGTTTCGACGGCGCGTTCGCGGCGCGCATGCGGAGAATCCGATGA
- a CDS encoding thiazole synthase produces the protein MSTHASADTPFVVGGREFRSRLIVGTGKYPDNETMVRAIRASGSDMVTVAVRRIDLDRTREEGILYHLDPGEFFLLANTAGCYTAADAIRYARLARAAGFNEWLKLEVIGDETTLLPDTQATLDAARVLVAEGFKVMAYTNEDLITALRLEDAGCVAVMPLASPIGSGLGLLNPYYVRAIKERCEVPIIVDAGVGTASDACLTMEQGVDGVLMNTAIAAARDPVRMAAAMREAVVAGRLAYLAGRMPTREVAVPSSPPLPE, from the coding sequence ATGTCGACACACGCGAGCGCCGACACCCCGTTCGTGGTCGGGGGCAGAGAGTTCCGCTCCCGCCTGATCGTGGGGACCGGCAAGTATCCCGACAACGAGACCATGGTGCGGGCCATCCGCGCCAGCGGCTCGGACATGGTGACGGTGGCGGTGCGGCGGATAGACCTCGACCGCACCCGCGAGGAAGGTATCCTGTACCATCTCGACCCCGGCGAGTTCTTCCTCCTGGCCAACACCGCGGGCTGCTACACCGCCGCGGACGCAATCCGCTATGCGAGGCTGGCCCGCGCCGCGGGGTTCAACGAGTGGCTGAAGCTGGAGGTGATCGGTGACGAGACCACCCTGCTCCCGGACACGCAGGCGACCCTCGACGCCGCCCGGGTGCTCGTGGCGGAAGGGTTCAAGGTGATGGCCTACACCAACGAGGACCTCATCACCGCCCTTCGGCTGGAGGATGCGGGGTGCGTGGCGGTGATGCCCCTCGCGAGCCCCATCGGGAGCGGCCTCGGGCTGCTCAACCCGTACTACGTGCGCGCGATCAAGGAGCGCTGCGAGGTCCCGATTATCGTGGACGCCGGGGTGGGCACCGCCTCGGATGCCTGCCTCACCATGGAGCAGGGGGTGGACGGGGTGCTCATGAACACCGCCATCGCGGCGGCCCGCGATCCCGTGCGCATGGCGGCCGCGATGCGCGAGGCGGTGGTCGCGGGCCGGCTCGCCTACCTGGCAGGCCGCATGCCCACGCGCGAGGTGGCGGTCCCCTCCTCGCCCCCGCTGCCGGAGTAG
- the thiS gene encoding sulfur carrier protein ThiS, with amino-acid sequence MTTTGMDGKVTIRLNGKAREVGADITVSGLLDELGLVPGMVVVERNREILARESYATVRLSEGDQLELVHFVGGG; translated from the coding sequence GTGACAACCACCGGAATGGACGGCAAGGTGACGATCCGCCTGAACGGAAAGGCGCGAGAGGTGGGCGCGGACATCACCGTGTCCGGCCTCCTCGACGAGTTGGGCCTGGTCCCCGGGATGGTGGTCGTCGAACGCAACCGGGAAATCCTCGCCCGCGAGAGCTACGCCACGGTGCGTCTGAGCGAGGGCGACCAACTGGAACTGGTTCACTTCGTGGGCGGCGGGTGA
- a CDS encoding TlpA disulfide reductase family protein: protein MTHRPSRIPYLVAVLGAGALVLMAWAGRGRFQPVGLGADAPAFTISDLQGTPVSLEDHRGRVVLVNIWATWCGPCIVEMPSMQRLYEQLDGQPFDILAVSVDAAQGERDEAGNPGGDVGLFAREHGLTFTILHDASGRIRQTYRTTGVPESFLIGKDGVIYKKIAGATEWDSPENLELIQRLLAS, encoded by the coding sequence ATGACCCACAGACCTTCGCGCATTCCGTATCTGGTGGCCGTGCTGGGGGCCGGTGCGCTCGTCCTCATGGCCTGGGCGGGCCGGGGACGGTTTCAGCCGGTAGGCCTGGGGGCCGACGCCCCGGCCTTCACGATCTCCGACCTCCAGGGGACCCCCGTCTCCCTCGAGGATCACCGCGGCCGGGTGGTGCTGGTCAACATCTGGGCCACCTGGTGCGGCCCCTGCATCGTGGAGATGCCCTCGATGCAGCGCCTGTACGAACAGCTCGACGGCCAGCCCTTCGATATCCTCGCCGTAAGCGTGGATGCGGCGCAGGGCGAGCGCGATGAAGCCGGCAATCCCGGCGGCGACGTGGGCCTGTTCGCCCGCGAGCACGGGCTCACCTTCACGATCCTGCACGACGCGTCCGGGCGGATCAGGCAGACCTACCGAACCACTGGGGTCCCCGAGTCCTTCCTGATCGGCAAGGACGGGGTCATCTACAAGAAGATCGCGGGAGCAACCGAGTGGGATTCCCCGGAAAACCTCGAACTGATCCAGAGGCTGCTGGCAAGCTGA
- the tsaD gene encoding tRNA (adenosine(37)-N6)-threonylcarbamoyltransferase complex transferase subunit TsaD yields the protein MSDLLVLGIETSCDETSAAVLHGAHDLRSHVILSQDMHAVYGGVVPELAARAHLQVVDDVVGRALDDAGCMLAELDGIGVTAGPGLIGALLVGVCWAKAAAYASGVPVVGVHHMEAHLFAPHIEDPGAEPPFVALLVSGGHTLLLHATAWGEYRLLGRTRDDAAGEAFDKVARLLGLPYPGGAPLEALATEGDPARYSFPRPLLASSGKPGATEALDFSFSGLKTAVATQVAELEANGGLDAERAHVAASFQAAVNDVLATRATQAVERTGTDRILVAGGVSANSALRRELRRRHPPEVELFHATPRLSVDNGAMVARTAAFRLLLGESSDLDLSADASLPFPGLRE from the coding sequence GTGAGCGATCTCCTCGTTCTCGGCATCGAGACCAGTTGCGACGAAACCTCCGCGGCCGTGCTCCATGGCGCGCACGATCTGCGCTCACACGTGATCCTCTCCCAGGACATGCACGCCGTCTACGGCGGCGTGGTTCCGGAGCTCGCCGCCCGGGCTCATCTGCAGGTGGTCGACGATGTCGTTGGCCGTGCGCTGGACGACGCCGGATGCATGCTGGCGGAACTCGACGGCATCGGCGTGACTGCCGGCCCCGGGCTGATCGGAGCCCTGCTGGTGGGGGTGTGCTGGGCGAAGGCGGCCGCCTACGCGTCGGGGGTCCCCGTCGTGGGCGTGCATCACATGGAGGCCCACCTGTTCGCCCCCCACATCGAGGATCCCGGCGCGGAGCCACCCTTCGTGGCGCTTCTGGTCTCCGGGGGACACACGCTGCTCCTCCACGCGACCGCCTGGGGCGAGTACCGGCTGCTGGGCCGCACCCGCGACGACGCTGCGGGGGAAGCGTTCGACAAGGTGGCGCGTCTGCTCGGGCTGCCCTATCCGGGCGGAGCCCCGCTCGAGGCGCTTGCGACCGAGGGGGACCCGGCCCGGTACTCGTTCCCGCGGCCACTGCTCGCATCCTCCGGAAAGCCGGGCGCGACGGAGGCGCTGGACTTCTCGTTCAGCGGGCTCAAGACCGCGGTCGCGACCCAGGTTGCCGAACTCGAGGCCAACGGCGGCCTCGACGCGGAGCGCGCCCACGTGGCCGCATCCTTTCAGGCCGCGGTCAACGACGTCCTTGCGACCCGCGCGACGCAGGCGGTGGAACGCACGGGGACCGACAGGATCCTGGTGGCCGGGGGTGTGTCGGCAAACAGCGCCTTGCGCCGCGAGTTGCGCCGGCGGCATCCCCCCGAGGTCGAGCTCTTTCACGCGACTCCCCGGTTGTCTGTGGACAACGGGGCCATGGTCGCCCGCACAGCGGCTTTTCGCCTGCTCCTGGGGGAGAGTTCGGACCTGGACCTCTCGGCCGACGCTTCGCTCCCGTTCCCCGGGCTGCGCGAATGA
- a CDS encoding PASTA domain-containing protein, whose protein sequence is MLRGAVLLGVMFVGGYVAATRVVFPVPAPPPDLLSVPDLTGLDLQVAAARAAGAGLGLGAVDSMYHPSAATGSILGQTPLPGQLALPGAAIEFAISLGPEHRAVPDVIGQHERRARVLLGANGFTVAVDSLEDAEPAGEVVAMEPEAGTAVALPFEVRLAISLGPPVVEMPILLGLSEEEAFLLLDSLGLFVTEIEMDALTSLEPAVVIEQDPAAASTVEVGSEVRLVIGDRALLPGGLPRPDTAGNAGTITMGANMIRVISLQVRSAGSERPST, encoded by the coding sequence GTGCTGCGCGGCGCGGTTCTGCTGGGCGTGATGTTCGTTGGCGGCTACGTGGCCGCCACTCGGGTCGTATTCCCGGTGCCCGCTCCGCCTCCGGACCTGCTGAGCGTGCCCGATCTGACCGGACTCGACCTCCAGGTCGCCGCTGCCCGCGCCGCAGGGGCGGGACTCGGGCTGGGCGCAGTCGACTCGATGTACCACCCCTCCGCCGCCACCGGCTCCATCCTGGGCCAGACCCCGCTGCCCGGCCAGCTCGCCCTTCCCGGAGCGGCCATCGAATTCGCCATCAGCCTGGGTCCGGAGCATCGCGCCGTTCCCGACGTGATCGGCCAGCACGAACGGAGGGCGCGCGTCCTCCTCGGAGCGAACGGGTTCACGGTCGCCGTGGACTCCCTGGAGGACGCGGAGCCCGCCGGCGAAGTGGTCGCCATGGAACCGGAGGCGGGAACCGCCGTGGCCCTGCCTTTCGAAGTGCGGCTCGCGATCAGCCTGGGGCCGCCGGTGGTGGAAATGCCGATCCTCCTCGGACTGAGCGAGGAGGAAGCCTTCCTCCTGCTCGACTCCCTCGGGCTCTTCGTCACCGAGATCGAAATGGACGCGCTCACGAGTTTGGAGCCGGCCGTGGTAATCGAGCAGGATCCGGCGGCGGCGAGCACCGTGGAGGTGGGGTCCGAAGTGCGGCTGGTGATCGGCGACCGCGCGCTGCTGCCGGGCGGCCTCCCCCGGCCCGACACAGCCGGAAACGCAGGAACAATCACCATGGGTGCGAACATGATAAGGGTGATATCGTTACAGGTTCGATCCGCTGGTTCCGAGAGGCCGTCGACATGA
- a CDS encoding YbbR-like domain-containing protein, whose translation MLAALALAVVLWVVVQMEQPERRAFDGVPVRVQLNDPQWAVSGTPTPSSATVRLAGTARQLLRLAGNQPSIMVPVDAVGSADTSLVIDRNWVRLQGIEGVVVEAVEPAAVAIAFEPMVAVEVPVAPTVVGVPRDELTLAAPPTASPATIRVIGPASRVAELSTIRLDPVDLSRIAGSQVVRVGVGNGISGELISFSPDTVEVRVELVGREGSEGR comes from the coding sequence ATGCTTGCCGCGCTTGCGCTTGCTGTCGTTCTGTGGGTCGTCGTGCAGATGGAGCAGCCGGAGCGCCGGGCCTTCGACGGCGTGCCGGTGCGCGTGCAGCTGAACGATCCACAGTGGGCGGTCTCGGGTACCCCGACGCCCTCCAGCGCGACGGTTCGGCTGGCGGGCACGGCCCGTCAACTCCTGCGCCTCGCCGGGAACCAGCCTTCGATCATGGTCCCCGTGGATGCGGTGGGCTCCGCCGACACGTCCCTGGTGATCGATCGCAACTGGGTGCGCCTGCAGGGCATCGAGGGAGTGGTCGTCGAGGCCGTGGAGCCGGCCGCGGTCGCCATCGCCTTCGAACCCATGGTGGCGGTGGAGGTGCCCGTCGCCCCCACCGTGGTCGGCGTCCCGCGTGACGAGTTGACGTTGGCCGCGCCCCCCACCGCCTCCCCCGCGACCATTCGCGTAATCGGGCCGGCAAGCCGGGTCGCGGAGCTCAGCACGATTCGCCTCGATCCCGTGGACCTGTCGCGCATCGCGGGGTCGCAGGTGGTTCGCGTGGGCGTCGGCAACGGCATTTCGGGCGAGTTGATCAGCTTCTCGCCGGACACGGTCGAAGTGCGGGTCGAGCTGGTCGGCAGAGAGGGGTCCGAGGGGCGGTGA